Part of the Diceros bicornis minor isolate mBicDic1 chromosome 17, mDicBic1.mat.cur, whole genome shotgun sequence genome is shown below.
gcagTCTCAGGAGTATAATTATATAACTTTATTTGTTATATCtgataataatttctttttcaagcTATCGTTTAGGTCTGATACAGAAACTTAACCCAGTCACTTAATAATGAATGCAGTGACATTCAGTaatttctcatttaaattttaaattttattataactCATGATTTTCACCTTCTTGTCTCTTACCAGGGGTCAATGTTATGCTCTTGATCTGGCACCAAGTGTGATGTTGATGAGGAGGGGCATCCATTTCTCAACAGTGACTGCCTTTATCCCACGCTGATCTCCTACTCCACAAGCAAATCATCCCTTCTTGTTCTCAGGCATCCCCCCTCCCACTCTCTCTCGGCAATCTATCATGATGTGAATCATCCTCATCCATTTGCTGGCACGACTGACCATCCTGAGACTGCTAATTCAACTACATCTTATTCCCTTAATAGGACACTTTGCAGGGCACTAGCTCTTTCGCGTCAAGCTAATAGAGTTGAGCCTCTAATAGAGACACTTAAATCATCAACTGTCCCCTCATGCCATTCTAAGACCAAAGAAAGTCAGGAGAATGTCTCCTACCCATTTATATCTACATAATTTATGCTGCATTTTCTGGTCTTGTTGTTAGACCACTTTTTGTGGGGAATCCTCATGGAGATTTACATCTTCCTAAGCTACTCATGGAGGAAAGACTTAGTTCTTCTTTACTCTTATATCTCCAAACTTAAAGAAGCAGGGATCTTTAGTACCTATAAAAACATATCAAACATTATCCAAGGGTGGGAGACAGAATGGCAGAGACTCACAAGCTCACAACTAACTCTCCTGAATTTTCTCCAATCTCTCCTTTGCAGTTTAGCAAGAGAATGCCTggttatattttctttgaaatattttcatgcctttTCAACTTAGAATCCAAGGATATTGGTGTCTTTGATCTCTGGTTTCTCTATGCCTGGACAGGAGAAATAAATTGGAaagactaagtgaaaaaagcatagGGTGGGAGGAAATATCACAGTTCTTTTAGTATATTCCATAACACCCTCTCACAGATGCTTTCCAGTTGTTCTTTGCCACTTGACCCTCTCAATAGCTCCAAGACAGTCTTGGATCAGTTATTACAATCTTATGATGGCATTCAAGCTTATCACATAGAAGCTCGTTTTCCTGACTAACCATTCATGCAAggactttcatttctttcatatgTTTGAAATTGATAtagatattatttgatttttctaaCCTGTTTACAAAATTGATTGAGAATCCCTGTCCCTCTTCTGTTTTTATGATCCactatatttttctttacagCTTTGCCATTTCTTATAGACAAGAATTCTAATGTTGTTTTGGGAGATATTTATCTCTTCAGACTGCTTTTCAGTTCCAAAATTGTTTGAATGCATAAATTTATGCTGGGAAGGCTGGAAACTGGGGTTCATTTTGGTTGACAATTTTGTAATACAAATCAAACTGAGTTATGCCAAATGAAACCAAATGAAATTGAGAGCAGCTAACCTTAGACTGCTGGGAGAATGgacaggttttattttatttatttttatttatttttgtgtgaggatgattggccccgagctaacacctgctaatcctcctctttttgctgaggaagactggcagtgggctaacatccacgcccatctttctccactttatgtgggacaccgccacagcatggcttgacaagcagtgcatcggtgcgcgcctgggatccgaacctgcgaaccccgggccgctgcagtggagcacgcgtacttaaccgcttgcgccacgccCCTGGACAGGTTTTAGATGTGGTAGCTCATCTATGCATATTTTCTGACCCAATTccacctcctcttttttctgcttaTCTCCTCTAGAGGAGCCAATCTGAAAGAGCCTGCTAGGTATGCTAAGGACTGGGAAGGGTTGGAGCAAGAGACATCTCACCATTGCCAGTCATGTTATCTCAGCTTTTCaaccttttcttcttccctttgggAGTTGATGGATACTTTCCGGGTGGAGGGAAAATATACctaaatttttaactttaaatattGATTATTTCAACCATTTGAGGTCTGGATCTAATTCAACAAAGCAGAATTAAGGTAGTAAATCCTGACCTTTCCGTAAAGTCCACTGAATTCTATCCGTAAACCACTGGTATCACATTAAGGATGATTATCACCAGACCAGGGGTAGCACAGTGAGTccctggcttattttctgtcccttcCCATACTCACCCTTACCCCCAAACAATGCAATCCTTCTCAAAAGGGGACTCATTATTTTAGGTGGATTTCTCTCATGGATATGAGATTTAAGTACAGTTATCTAGGAGTAGTGGGGGTGCCAAGGAGTGGCTTGAAGTCTTTTAGATTCCCCATCTCTTTAACAACCTCATTCTGTGATCAAAAGTTTTTCATAATCAGTCATGAAATACTGTGCAAACTCACATACCAGATTGCCACTCCAAATCCCCTTTTAAATAGAATTTTCAGATTCTTCACTGTCACACAAGATTTTTGGGAGGCCACAATGGGGAAGCGTTCTAAGAGCACAAGGTGTCATGACCGTGCTGTTTGGGGGCTTCACCTGGCCTTTTATGTTGCATTGGTGGATGAgagaataaagttttaaaagtcTTTAAGTATAAATTAAAAGGTAACTCAAGATGATTATTGAGTTAGGAGGCATTACTTTCTATTTTATCACCAAAATTTAAGAATTTGTTTTCTAAGTGTTATTGGAAGAGGTATCAACAGTATTAATTTATTAGCATCTGCACTAGTTTGTGAGTTAAGAGTACTTTTTCATTGACCCCAGGAACGGCTTTTTTGGCCTTTTACATATTTAATTCTGGGCTTCCTTCAGCGCTCTGGGAAGAAAGGGTTTAAGCTTTAGTATCCAGTAAAATATCTTTCATAAGAAGCCTCCCTTGGGTCTCCTAACCAAGTACACAGGGGTGAGGGATCCCTTGATAAGGCAGTGCAGGCTCAGTTCAGACTTTAAGATGCAGAGGCAAGGCCTCACAAGCAGTGCGAGCTGCAGCTACCAAAGAGAGAACAAAGGGCTCCATAGACAGGGCTGTCCCCAAAGAATATGGTACATGTAGTTGTGATGTAGATGTGTAGTTGGCCAAATTGTGATCTGCTGGCCAAATTAGTTTCTTAGTTCTCCGTTAATTTTGTTCAGACGCTGTAAAATCTAACATTCGCTTTCTTCAAAAACACACATCTGCCCACCGATGTCCGAGAGACAATGATGACATGCTTCCACAAGAAGTGGAGAACACGCCTGGGAATAGATGTTTTTGGTTTAgtttagttttcttatttattgaggtttaaaacataaaagtagagtgtagttaacagtactgtatcgtgcacttaaaaatttggtatgaggtagatctcatgttaaatgttcttacaaTAACATAACAAAAGTGATTAAGTGCGCTCGTCTTAAAGACACGGCTTGAGGAATTTTGGGatatgtgtgtatctgtgtaactaccacacagatcaaggtacaGAACTTTCCATCAGTTTAGGAAGTTCCCTCAGAAACTTCCCAGTCAATCCATTCCCCATAGGTAGCCATTATCCTGATTACTCTAAAAAATTATTACTTTTCCAGTTTTTAACCTCATACAAATGAAATTATAAAGTATGTATGCTTTGTGTCTTGCTTCTGTTATATAATGTCTATGAGATTCAACTATTTGTTGTCTCCAGTTCTTAAAAaaattgctgtataatattccattgtataaatatactacatatatgaatttatttattctccAGGTGTCAGACATTTGGTTTTATCATAGTTTTTGATTACAATGAATAAAATTATCATGAACATTTTAGTCATGTCTTTGCTGGATAATTACACTCATTTCTTATACATACCTAGGAATGTAATGGGTCTTAGAGTAGacatatattttttgatttagtagatactgccaaaaATTTTTCTGAAGTGGTTGAACCAATTTACAATCCTACTACCAATGTTCATGAGTCCAGTTACATTATTTCCTCATCAAGACTTGAagactatttttaacttttaatatttttaatttttagtatttagaacggtttcatttatataaagttcgaGAACAGGCTAAACTAATAGTTCCCCTTCTTTTAGCCTTGTTTTGTGTTGTATAAGACCATGATGCTTAGAGCTGAAGCAGCATGGACAAGGCTGAGGATGAAATCCAATACATGAGGATGGCATAGCAGATAGAAGGAAAGAACTTGATTTGTTGATGATTCTACTGAGCTACTCAACCAAATTTGGAAACATCTATCTCCAGACTTATTGCTAATTCAATGATAAATCTTCTTACACTTTAGGTTAGTGTTTATTGCATTTTTTGTTATTTGAAGATGAAAGCATGCCTAATAAATATATCCTAGGTTAACTTAAGTATCTTTTATGTCATCTAGTTCAGTTTTGCTGTTTTGTTCATATGAGCTCTAAGTATTCATTGTTAAATTTAATCCCGAGGATTTTATATTGATCTTGCAACAGCAAATGGATGCTTTTCTATGTAAAAcatatgttttgtttgttcaaTTGCTTTTTGGCATATAGAAACTACTCATTGTatgaatattttaagattttcataTTATTAAATTCTCTTGGAGTACTAacagtttttcatttctaatcGAGTTCTTTGACTTTCTAGGTAGATTATCATATCATTGTCAATAAGCTTAGATTTTTATTTCCCCAACTAAAATTTAAATCTCATATCTTACCCTCATCTAACTGCAttgaggagaaattacagcatcTGGTTAAGTAATACAGGTGATGGTAACTGGCTATTTAACTGTAATTCTTCCAATCTGATTTTATCATGAAGCCTGTGGTTGGCTATTGATTAaagctaaatattttttaatgaaatacaagaaaactcaTTTGAAccctttattttaaacatttcaggTAGAAATTTTTGTGAAATTTATTCTATGCTTCTGAGAAATTGAATCATCTGTGTATTTCAACTTTTCACCCTAATTATTTTGTTGTCTTATTGGTGGACTTGTGGAAGAACGTCTTCACATTCTTTTCCAATCAACAGAGCATAGACTTTCCAAATGGAGGGCCAAAATAAATGCCTCTACTTTTCAATAAGAAGACGGGGTGTTCAGGCAAGCTGCAGGGTCTTTTGTGCATCCTATTTGACCCTGTGTAGTGGGAGGAGGAGTGAACATAAGAGGAAATTCTGTCTTTGCATTTATGCTGAGTAAATATGTCTTAGGTCACCACCtaaaatattgcaaatatttctccaatATCCTTTTCACAGCTGTCTTTACCTCCTTGTTCTTTAGACTGTAGATGAGGGGATTCAGCATGGGTGTGATCACACTATACTGCAAGGAAAAGAGCAAATCCAGGAAGGAACCACAGGGAGGCATGAGATAGCGAAGCATACCTGAGCTGAAGAACAGGATCACTGCAATGAAgtgggaggagcaggtggagaaagcCTTCCTTCTGCCTGTGGTGGAATTGATCCTCAGGATGCTGGATATAATACGGACATAGGAGAAGAAGATTGGGAGGAAGTTTCCAAGCCCAAGCAGTACAGTGGAGAAGGACAAGATACTGATATTGATGGAGATATCAGAGCaagacagagggaagagggagggcaGCTCACAGGTGTAGTGGTGTATGGTTTGGGCCTCACAGAAGTCCAGGTTAATAGCCAAGAGCACAATGATGACTGCATTgagagaggccaggccccaggagGCCAGCACCAGCCCATTACAGAGCTGGTTGCTCATGACCTGGCCATAGAGCAGAGGGTGGCAGATGGCAgcatagcggtcataggccatcactgagagcagacAGGCTTCATTTCCTGCAGTAAGAAACACAAAGAAGACCTGAGTCAGACAGCCCTCTACTGAGATGGTTTGCTTCTCGGACAGGAGGTCCTCCATTAGCTTGGGCACAGTGACAGAAGACAAGCAGAGGTCCAGGAATGATAGgttactcaagaagaaatacataGGTGTGTGGAGGTGGGAATCAGCCCTGATCACCAGCATCATCGTCAAGTTGCCCATCAGAGTCAGGAGGTAAATTCCCAGGAAGACCACAAAAAGCAGAGCCTCGATGAGGGGGTTGTCAGATAGTCCAATGAGAATGAACTCGGTGATGGTGCTGTGGTTCCTCAAAGCCATTTGTGGAGGATATATCcctggaataaaataaaagaaaaggtgaGATCTCCTGTGACTGTTTTTATCTCCTTCACAGCATCACCCTTCTTCTCATACATCCCTCCCTGCTCTGCCTAGACTCTGTGCTGAGAAACTCAAAGCTGTCCTCACTGTATCTACGTAAGaggttttattctgttttttcaatCGCCGTTCTTGGATTACAGTCTTACATGCTTACAGAGAATCCCATTCCTTTTCTATAGGGAGCTAACTGCAAAAATAGATACACCTGGCTCACCTACACGTTCATGGTAGTTAGCTTCCACCTGGATTTTTCCTATAGTTTAGaaattcttataatcctttggtTTTAAGAAACATTATAGCACAATTGCAGCAATTGTTCTaaacttctcctctttccttgTTTCCCAATCATTATTTTTTTGTTCGTATACATCCAATGACTTCTAACTTTCTAAATAGcacattaaattttaataagaCTTTTTTGTGTACAGAATAATTTCTCAATCACTATGTCAATTTTTTCTCTCAGCAATTTTATGGTTTATTTATGGCAGGCAATCATATCCATTTTACTCTTGAGAAATCTGATATTTAGGAGATTTTGTAACACCATgttgacagcaaacagaaaaacaGGAAGTAAATTCCATTGTTTTTTCTAAATCAGTGTCTAGGCTTGAATCACAGGTACATAGACCACTCTTCCTACCCTGGCATTCAGAGTTCTTCCTTATCTGTCTTAAACCAACCTTTCAACCTAACTGGCCACTTTTGAGACCAGAAAGGTCTATTTGGTTCTGTATTTGTGCTCACATTATTCTCCATTCAAATGTTCTCTAGTTTAATCTATTGATCCAAACTCTTATGAACCTTCAAACCCACCTCAAATcctgcttttttcttgtagtctgTCCTGACTGCTCTCTCCTCTAAACCCAGAGCCTTCTGTTCAAATCACTCGGCTCCTTGTTCTCAGTTGCCTTATGTCATAGTCTGAATTCTGATTTTTTCTCATTAATGTTAAACATGTACCTCAGATTTCCCCTCCAGACTATGAGCTCATTGAGAACGTGGACCACATCTTAACAATAACAATCACAGATCATAATTTTTGGCTTTGTCCCCACACATTCTGTTAGCTTCAGATTATACCTCTTAGAGTATTTGAAAACCTCCATATGGCATCGCATGTGTGCTTCAGACAAGGCTTCCTGACTACTCCAACCACAGTCTCATCTTTCACTCCAATGTTCCCAGTACGACTAAACCCCCAATAGCACTAATGCCTGGCAGAAGTACTGCTAATATCATCCATCCAAGTTACCATGCTGCCTACCCATGCTGCATATTGGCTGCAGCTGCTGAATTTTAAGGATGCTTTTATCTACATAGAGCATGTCATCTCATGTCACTGCAAAATCCTCTGATGatctctcattttatagaagcAATAGGCACTTTTGCCATCACTGCAAGAAGGTTCTTGCATTTGTATTGTGGATGCCTTATTCTTCTATTGTCCCATGaagtcagaaaagaaaaattcttattGTTTTCTCTTAACCATTTCTTAGATCCACTTGTCCTAGGCCTGAGGGCGTGTCCAAGAGGACTGGAATGGTGGTCAGTTTATGTGAGTGATGATGCTCACATGAACCCGAATCATTTTGAACTTGAATTTATGGGGCTATATAGTAAGGCAGTGTTCTAGATGAAGTTTTCTAAGGGGCCTGGATGTTTTTAAGATAGCTTAGCAGTGTTCTGCTTTTGTCTGGCAGTTCATAATCTAACCCTAGGTAGCTTTCTGAACTCAAAAAATTGTATACTACTTTTTCACAGAGCATTTGTTTCTGGCCCTTCAGGCCTCACCATCAATCTATGACCCCATGCTAACTCATCAAGAGAAGCTTAAGTTATGATCTCATTAATAAATCCATCAGCCAAAGCTTAGGCCCATCTTAGATCCAAGCCTATGTTACCTATAAGCCTGGACAATAGGGCGATGTTCAACTTTGTGTGCCTGCAGGATGTTAGCATAGATCTAGTGATGGTGCAGCAGAAGTCAGCTGGAGACATTTGAGGATTCTGCATGGATACATTTGTAAATACAGTTGACAGCAAATGTTTTATGTAAAACCTACACaagcaaaattaaataataaattggaCTTATTCTTTGCAAGGCttagatattttcatatatatcaaTGATTTGGATATTTTCAAGCTCTCCTGAAAATTGTTTCCGTTCTCCACTTTCACTCACAAGGGGACCTGACCACAGATTTCATGGTGGGCTCAGGGTCTCACATTAAGTGAGAATATTTCTAGAATATCTTGTATTTCTTGAGTGTAGTATTTCTGGAGAATCTTTTTGTCTCCTGTTCTAACATCCACATTTTTGTGCATGAAGACAGCAACTAACTGTATCATATGATTTACAGAGTATCCCAGAGAAAGGAGACCGCTCTCCCTCTCCATCCTAAATAACACCTTAAACTGATGGGATAGATTTTTAAATGACCAAGAGTAAAGCCTTGCAACCCATTCTAGGTCAGCTTATCAGGAAAATAAATCTAAGCTTTAATCACTATGTGGAACAGTACATCAGCTTCATTTCACCTGGACATGTGAGAGACTGATGTGAGGTTTACACATGAGTGAGAACAGAGAACACAAGTGAATGAAGTGGTGGTTGATCTCAGCAGAGGGTAAAAGATGTGAAAGGAAGATTCCAGAAGTGTCCTAGAAAAGTCTTGCCCACCCTGTttgtttaaagatatttttgaaatggagaaatgagtgaagggggtgtGTGGTAGGTCAGCCTTTAAGGCGGCTTAAAGGATCCGGGAGCAACATTCAGATCATGGATTTATGGGTGCAGAATGTGACCTGGGGAGAAAGATACCAGTGCTGGGAAAGGAGAGAACCAAACATCAACCGGATCCAGCTGAATTATTCTCAGAGCCGTCCCCTCCTGTACTCCCTCGCACTCTTTACACTTAGTAGTGACTGTATCTGAGGGTGGTTTAAgttacagaaaatatttactgCAGTTCCCCTCTTGGAGTTCTGGGCAAGCAGGAATATAAATAGCTCCAACAGTCCAATATCTACCTCTAAAGTCTTCTTTTCATTCCAGTGTCAGCTTTCTGAAATCTTTTGAGATCCTGAAGCACAGCATGATTTAAGCTCAGGCTGTATGATGCCCTTGTCCTTACTGTTACACAGGCAGGGAGGAGAGACAATTCTGAGAAGATTCCAAGGCAGCTGGGACTAATGGAACATTTGGAGGAACAGAGATTTCTGGGCCCCATCTAGGGCAGAAGATGGCATGCCAGGGAGTGGGATGATTTCATCTCCAGGGTCAGAGAAGAGGGATGAATGTAGTGGGAGCGTGGCGCTCTAGAATAAATGGAATGAATGATGAAGTGGCAGGAGTTGGGAATGGAGAGAGGATGTTCAGCAGATTAAAAACACACAGATCTttacatgaagaaaaatatagGGAACATCAGAGAATCAAGGAAGACATTaccatgtttttaattttcctggGGGGATCACTTCTGAGGCCTGCCTTTCCCATCATGGGTTGAAACATCATAGGCAAAGTGTCCCCACAAGAGAGCTTCTGTCACAGGAGTCTGATGCCCAACATATCAGATAGCTTTTTCTCAATGAGTGTTGGGCATTAAAATAGTTAAAGTTCTGGAAGCACTGGAAATGCCACAGATTCAGGATTATTCTTCTGAGTATCTTATCTTAGAGTGGTATCTTTCTCCATTGCACAACACTATATGGAAAGACAAGACAATTTCTCTAAAGAAGCCCATATTCTGAGCAACAGGcagatatttctttaaaaacctcACACGATCTCAGGTGCAACAGCATGCCTTCTCTTCGTTTATTTCCTCTGTGATTTTGAAAACTCTTCTAAGAGCCTCATTTAAAGAGAGAACAATCTAATGGAACCAGAGAGCCATCTGTGTTTAGGCAGCCATGGGCTGGATCAGGCACCATGGGAGCTCCAGGGGAGCTGGGCCACTGCCCTGTGTTCCCTGATGTCCCAGCCTGAAGCTGCTCTGGACTCACTAACCACCCCCTTCCGAGTTAACTAGGAAGTTAAACGTAGTAGGAGCCACAGGGGTATCTCTCCAGGGCAGTATTTCAAGTTTCTGAATTCAAGCAATTATTAAAAACCTAGGAGAACTGTTATTAGGCTTGTGCAGGATGAAAAAGACAAGAGTAAGAAagggatttaaaaatatacataatctGCTGGAAGGGTCATTTTCCTCATGGCCACTTGGGGCTAAGAATGTCCTTTAGAAATTCTCAAGGGAGCTGAGTTGTGACACATTATTAAACTCcaggtaattttcttttttataaatttaaatttttaaataaaatatatttgacatgtaatattgtgtaaatttaaggtgtacaacatgttgatttgatcc
Proteins encoded:
- the LOC131415730 gene encoding olfactory receptor 8S1-like, with the translated sequence MALRNHSTITEFILIGLSDNPLIEALLFVVFLGIYLLTLMGNLTMMLVIRADSHLHTPMYFFLSNLSFLDLCLSSVTVPKLMEDLLSEKQTISVEGCLTQVFFVFLTAGNEACLLSVMAYDRYAAICHPLLYGQVMSNQLCNGLVLASWGLASLNAVIIVLLAINLDFCEAQTIHHYTCELPSLFPLSCSDISINISILSFSTVLLGLGNFLPIFFSYVRIISSILRINSTTGRRKAFSTCSSHFIAVILFFSSGMLRYLMPPCGSFLDLLFSLQYSVITPMLNPLIYSLKNKEVKTAVKRILEKYLQYFRW